ATGTCGCGCGCCGGTGGCGGAAGGCAAATTGGCCGGACGGCCGTGAAATGTTTCGTAGGCGAGAATGGCAAAGGCCATCGCCTCTTTGGCGTCTTCGGGAACCCCGAGCGCTTCCGAACCAAGAATGGCCACACCCTTCAGCTCGGCGGCAATGCGATTCATGAGCAGGCGATTGTGAAATCCGCCGCCGGAAACGATCAGCTCGGCGGGGCGGAAGCGTGGAAAAACCCAGCGTTCGATCGAACGGACGATACTGATGGCGGTCAGTTCGGTGGTGGTGCGGAGAACGTCCTCGGCGCGAGCGCCGTTGCGGCGAGACCACTCGAGGATGCGAGCCACGAAGGCAGCGCCGAATTGCTCGCGGCCGGCGGACTTGGGCGGCACCAAGGAAAAAAAGCGGTGCTTCATCAATTCGGCCAGCAAATCCGGCAGGACCCGTCCGCGCCGGGCCATCTTGCCGCTCGGATCAAATTGCTTTTGCCCGTGCGTAAAGTGGCGAGCCAGTTCGTCCATGGGCATGTTACCCGGGCCGGTATCGAAAGCCAGGACCTGGTCGGGTTTGGCGCCGGGCGGGATGGCAGTGAGATTGGCAATCCCGCCGATATTCAGCGCGATGCGGCCGATTTTTCTGTCGCGGTAGAGCAAGAAATCCACATAGGGCACCAGCGGCGCGCCCTGGCCGCCGGCGGCGATGTCGCCGGGACGAAAGTCGGCCACCACCGGCACTCCCGTTCGCTCGGCGATGATCCCCGGCTCGGCTATCTGGAGCGTCGAGGCGATGGGACG
Above is a window of Candidatus Acidiferrales bacterium DNA encoding:
- a CDS encoding anhydro-N-acetylmuramic acid kinase yields the protein MPKRVFFPRNTAARPMRVIGLMSGTSADGVDVALVRLAGQPPHLSWKLEGFTTMPFPRAVREEILRVANGAPSSAEEIGRLHFLLGELFADGVRAACRKFRFPLQKLDLIGSHGQTIFHQGAPALHLGRPIASTLQIAEPGIIAERTGVPVVADFRPGDIAAGGQGAPLVPYVDFLLYRDRKIGRIALNIGGIANLTAIPPGAKPDQVLAFDTGPGNMPMDELARHFTHGQKQFDPSGKMARRGRVLPDLLAELMKHRFFSLVPPKSAGREQFGAAFVARILEWSRRNGARAEDVLRTTTELTAISIVRSIERWVFPRFRPAELIVSGGGFHNRLLMNRIAAELKGVAILGSEALGVPEDAKEAMAFAILAYETFHGRPANLPSATGARHPVVLGKLIYGSR